The Musa acuminata AAA Group cultivar baxijiao chromosome BXJ2-2, Cavendish_Baxijiao_AAA, whole genome shotgun sequence genome has a segment encoding these proteins:
- the LOC135605418 gene encoding protein SMAX1-like codes for MRGGLSAILQTLTPEAASVLTRSVEEAARRKHGQTTPLHVAATLVAASSGLLRRACVSSLSDTVHPLRCRALDLCFSVALDRLPCSSSSSGGGGGSGADSTAEPPMSNALKAALKRAQAHQRRGCPEQQQTPLLAVKVELAQLVISILDDPSVSRVMREASFSSTAVKAVVEQSLSSSSSSSSTTAPASTFTSPASPAIFASSLGGGLSHNLSIHASPARNLYMNPRFYQHRHSSGATAGGGLEEPRREEVKRVMDILLRSEKRNPVLVGDSHPDAVMKEVLQKIESGDAPPPLQTAQVVSFAKQLATAAVASDLSWIPAWIRELGASIESEMSRGHGVVLDLGDLSWLVESPGGASIASAGSQTRQIVCEVGRVVVAEMGKLVKRFEDHGRLCLVGTATSATYLRCQVYYPAMENDWDLQVLPIASRPRTFPKLGVIGNLSSSAVAAITRSQPPDGADSSGKILCSVCMESYKHQLARLVTEEIKKSPSKVEDNKALPKWLQLAKLSNGGGTKPSTSLLQAKEEEQELMGKQSTEELLKKWQDTCSRLHPSFSHTVLLGSPQPDSDLTLFRNLVHRRKIMLNASSEQPCSLPRSSVKTDLVLGNSRASNALLEKTHAERVKDFTECTQDGFSIQQRAKVTGISEKDAFKRLLKGLTEKVGWQQEAASAIATALMHSKPENWKRPGGGAKGDTWLLLIGPDKVGKRTMATALSETLFGTAPTMVRFGGTSTCSNGDDGESNMVSRGRTPMDRVSEAVRRNPFSVVVLEDIDQADGVVQGGIKRAMERGRLLDSYGREVSLGSVIFVLTSSWLPEELRSRHESLILLEEKILHSVGHGWQLELSAEKNPGKRCADWLGNGDQPTKLRKQSSCGVGLSLDLNLAVAMEDAAGEGSWNSSDLTTEHEHENGRLAVKCSTSSSASQWMELVENTIMFNPVDFSPLRRTVSDSISTKFATVMGDGCSIKVDEDAVDRIVAGVWLAGAAFDEWSERVLIPNLRQLKCNLQADDGVVVVRLSVVKGGPAKSPGDREWLPTSVAIAVDGLWTT; via the exons atgagGGGAGGGCTGAGCGCAATCCTGCAGACGCTGACGCCGGAGGCGGCGAGCGTTCTGACCCGCTCTGTCGAGGAGGCAGCGCGGCGGAAGCACGGGCAGACCACCCCTCTCCACGTGGCTGCCACCCTTGTCGCTGCCTCCTCCGGTCTACTCCGGCGGGCCTGCGTCAGCTCACTCTCTGACACGGTCCACCCTCTCCGATGCCGCGCCCTCGATCTCTGCTTCTCCGTTGCCCTGGACCGCCTtccttgctcctcctcctcctcaggcgggggcggcggcagcggcgccgACTCGACTGCTGAGCCGCCGATGTCTAACGCGCTCAAGGCGGCGCTCAAGCGTGCCCAGGCGCACCAGCGCCGTGGATGCCCGGAGCAGCAGCAGACGCCGCTCCTCGCTGTCAAGGTCGAGCTCGCGCAGCTCGTCATCTCCATTCTCGACGACCCCTCCGTCAGCCGCGTTATGCGCGAGGCCAGCTTCTCTTCCACCGCTGTGAAGGCTGTCGTCGAGCAATCCCTGTCCTCTTCCTCGTcatcctcctccaccaccgcccCCGCTTCAACCTTCACttcccctgcttcccctgctatCTTCGCTTCCTCCCTCGGCGGCGGTCTCAGTCACAATTTAAGCATCCATGCCTCCCCCGCCCGCAACCTCTACATGAATCCCCGCTTCTACCAGCACCGACACAGCAGTGGCGCCACCGCCGGAGGTGGCCTAGAGGAACCCCGGAGAGAGGAGGTGAAGAGGGTGATGGACATTCTGCTGAGATCCGAGAAACGGAATCCGGTCCTTGTCGGTGACTCGCATCCGGACGCAGTCATGAAGGAGGTACTACAGAAGATCGAATCTGGCGACGCCCCGCCGCCACTCCAAACAGCCCAAGTCGTCTCCTTCGCGAAGCAACTGGCCACAGCCGCCGTAGCTAGCGACCTGTCCTGGATCCCCGCATGGATCAGAGAGTTGGGCGCCTCCATCGAGTCCGAGATGAGCCGGGGCCATGGCGTGGTTCTTGATCTCGGAGACCTCAGCTGGCTGGTGGAGAGCCCCGGCGGGGCTTCAATAGCTTCGGCTGGGTCTCAGACGAGGCAGATCGTTTGCGAGGTCGGCCGTGTGGTGGTGGCGGAGATGGGGAAGCTTGTGAAGAGGTTTGAAGACCACGGTCGGCTGTGCCTGGTTGGCACGGCGACGAGCGCGACGTACCTCCGGTGCCAGGTCTACTACCCGGCGATGGAGAATGATTGGGATCTGCAGGTGCTGCCGATCGCTTCACGGCCGCGTACATTCCCAAA GCTTGGGGTCATTGGTAATCTTAGCAGCTCCGCTGTCGCTGCTATAACCAGAAGTCAACCTCCCGATGGCGCAGATTCTTCAGGTAAAATCCTGTGCTCTGTCTGCATGGAGAGCTACAAGCATCAACTGGCCAGGCTTGTCACCGAGGAAATCAAGAAATCGCCTTCCAAGGTTGAAGACAACAAGGCATTGCCGAAGTGGCTGCAGCTTGCTAAGCTTAGCAATGGAGGTGGCACGAAACCATCAACTAGTCTTCTTCAG GCGAAGGAAGAGGAACAAGAGCTGATGGGGAAGCAGAGCACGGAGGAGCTGCTCAAGAAATGGCAGGACACGTGCTCTCGCCTTCACCCCAGCTTCTCTCATacggtgctcctcggctctccccaGCCTGATTCGGACTTAACACTGTTTCGAAACCTCGTCCACCGGAGAAAGATTATGCTGAACGCATCAAGTGAGCAGCCATGTAGCCTTCCTCGGAGCTCGGTGAAGACTGATCTGGTCCTCGGGAACTCGAGAGCCTCAAACGCTCTGTTGGAGAAGACCCATGCAGAGCGCGTCAAGGACTTCACTGAGTGCACGCAGGATGGATTCTCGATCCAGCAGAGGGCCAAAGTCACCGGCATCTCGGAGAAAGATGCCTTCAAGCGGCTGTTGAAGGGGCTCACCGAGAAGGTTGGCTGGCAACAGGAAGCAGCTTCCGCCATTGCTACTGCTCTGATGCACTCCAAACCCGAGAACTGGAAGCGGCCAGGCGGCGGTGCTAAAGGCGACACTTGGCTTCTTCTCATCGGCCCCGACAAGGTTGGTAAGAGGACGATGGCCACCGCGCTGTCGGAGACCTTATTCGGGACTGCCCCGACCATGGTTCGTTTCGGTGGCACTTCAACATGCTCTAATGGAGACGATGGAGAGTCGAACATGGTCTCGCGTGGAAGGACTCCGATGGATCGTGTGTCGGAGGCTGTGCGCCGGAACCCGTTTTCGGTGGTCGTGCTCGAGGATATAGATCAGGCAGATGGGGTCGTGCAGGGAGGCATCAAGCGGGCCATGGAACGGGGTCGACTGCTCGACTCGTACGGCCGGGAGGTCAGCTTGGGGAGTGTCATCTTCGTCCTCACTTCGAGTTGGTTGCCGGAAGAGCTCAGGAGCCGCCATGAATCCCTCATCCTTCTAGAGGAGAAGATCTTGCACTCCGTCGGTCATGGGTGGCAACTGGAGCTCTCAGCTGAGAAGAACCCCGGAAAGCGTTGTGCCGATTGGCTCGGCAATGGTGATCAACCAACGAAACTGAGGAAGCAGTCGTCGTGTGGCGTAGGCTTATCGCTGGACTTGAACTTGGCAGTAGCCATGGAGGACGCTGCCGGAGAGGGCTCATGGAACTCAAGCGACCTCACCACCGAGCACGAACATGAGAATGGAAGGCTGGCCGTCAAGTGTTCGACGTCGTCCTCTGCCTCCCAATGGATGGAATTGGTGGAGAATACCATAATGTTCAATCCTGTGGACTTCAGCCCTCTGAGAAGGACCGTATCAGACTCAATATCGACGAAATTTGCCACCGTAATGGGCGACGGATGCTCCATAAAGGTCGACGAGGACGCCGTCGACCGGATCGTCGCGGGCGTATGGCTCGCGGGAGCAGCATTCGACGAATGGTCCGAAAGGGTGCTAATACCCAACTTGAGGCAACTGAAATGTAATCTGCAAGCAGACGACGGCGTGGTGGTCGTCAGGCTATCGGTGGTGAAAGGGGGCCCAGCAAAGAGTCCCGGCGACCGTGAGTGGCTGCCGACGTCGGTGGCAATTGCCGTCGACGGGTTGTGGACAACATGA